Part of the Thermodesulfobacteriota bacterium genome, CCATTCCGCTTCCGAAGCCGGACTGACTGTGCCCCTGTGTCGGGAAAGAGGGTTTCCCCTTTTTCCCCTGCCTGGATACTCGCCGCACTTCTCGCGTGCAGCGCGGTCAGATCGCGGGAGGGGAGCGGATGGGGAGACTGGAATAGAACTCTTCCGAATGACGGAATTCGACTGCCGCCGGCAGATAGACCGTAAAGTACTCTCTAACGATAGAGCAGGCCGAGGGCGGAATGAACAGGCTCGTTCTTTGATTGCAGCAGCTTAAACAAAAGCAGTGCTTCTCGCTGCCTTCTTTGCCGCTGTTTCCGGTAATAAAACCGATGATGGCGGATAAATTATCCGGGCCCCGGTGCGAGGGGCAGTCCATAACGGAATAAGAGAGGGACTCTGCCTTGGGCGGCGCATACTTCTGCGAGGTGTAAAGCGCCAGATTCAACGACAGTGCGAGGAACAGGACGGAGCATGCTATAAGATGTGCTTTCCGCCGCATGGCAGAGTATAAATCTAGGTTTTAGACCGCCGTTGTCAAGTCCGGTATGTTCGGAGCGGTCTATCGAAATTAATGGCAGCTACAACTATCGCTGCTGCGCCCGGGCCCCGGGTCAGGGGCCGGACGCATCGTAGTAGACTAAAATCCGGGGCACCGGAGCGCTTTACTCTGAGGTCGCCGACGCCGGGATGAAATTGTCCCGGCCCCCGGGTTCGCCGGGAGGGCCGGAACTTAAGAAGTGCTTCGATTATTACCAGAGTCCCTGTATGGCTACTCCATTGTGCGCGGTGACTACCTTACACTTGCCTCCCCACTCGACGAACGCGCCTATGTCGCTCCACTCCACGGGAGCCCTCTTCCAGTGATCGTCGAGCCCGGCCTGATTCTCGTAAAGCTCGTCGAGGACGAACATCGTATTGCCCGTCGGCTTCGAGGCCGGATCAAACGGATTCTCGAGCTCGGGCCCTTTTATCACGTTATAGCGCAGCATGGCGAGCTCGCCCGTCTTGTGATGCGTTTCCTCCATCCATTTCGCGTGGCTTGCGAATATCCTCTCTCCCTCTGCAGCGAGCTCCGGCGGGCAAATGAACACTATTGTGATTTGTACTTTGCCTATCGTAGACATATACACAACCTCCTTTGTGGGATTATTTGCTTATCTGGCTGTATTCGCGGCGGGAAATGTAATCCGGCTCCCCTGCCGGCATGAACGTTTGTATATACATTACCGGTGAGACGCTTGTCAAGCCGGCGGACGGCGTATCGGCCTGATGATAAACCCTCAGAGCGTTGTATGGTGCTCTTTCCAATGCTCCTTTGGCGAGCCTATGTCCTTGAGCTTGTCTTGCAGGTTCTGAAATGTATCTATCTGGGCCTTGCCTATCGGCGCGTCGAATTGATCGCTGTGAAGGATTCTGATACTGATTACGTAATTGTTTCTGTTTGTTCTCAGGTCGCCGGGAAGGAAGAAGACGACATTATAGTGCCTCCTGATGTCGAACCGTACTCCTTCCGGAGGCTCCGAGGTAAGCCATTTGGCCAGCCGGTTCAGGCAATCGAACGCGGCCGCCTTTGCCGATTCGCCCTTCGGAGGACGCCCCTCTGCCTCGGTTCCCACGAGGGCTACTGTCATTCCAACCCTTACGAGGCCCTCTTCTCCGACGGGCATATCTATGGGCATCGTCGTCCAGAAGATCTTGTGATCCTGGACTATGGATTTCATTTCCTGAGCCTTATTCCCGGCATTGTCGGACATAGCTAGCCTCTCTCTGTCAGGTTTTATTCTTTGATTTCTTCCCGTTTTCCTTCTCGTTCAAAAGCGTCTTTCTGGCTTCTTCCAGCTCGTCGAGCTTTTGCTTGTCCACTTTCGGATAATGGAGGTCCAAAGAGTCCAGGGCGTCTATAATGGCCGCAGCGACGACGAGACGCGTGAACCATTTGTTGTCCGCGGGGACGACGTACCACGGGGCCTCTTTCGTAGCGGTGTTCCGGATCATGTCCTCGTATGCTTCCATGTAATCGTCCCAGTATGCGCGCTCCTTTATATCGCTCGCGGAAAACTTCCAGTTCTTTTCGGGGTTTTCTATTCGCTCGATGAAACGCTTTTCCTGCTCTTCCTTCGACACGTGCAGGAAGAACTTTCTCACGACTATCCCGTTCCGCGTCAGGTAGCTCTCGAAGTTGCGTATGTCTTCGAAGCGTTCTTTCCAGATATTCTTTGTGACCAGCTTTTGCGGGAGCTTCTGCTTTGCCAGAAACTCCTGGTGCACACGCACGACCAGCGTCTCCTCGTAATACGAACGGTTGAATATGCCCATGTTGCCGCGGTTCGGCAGACATCTCATCGACCGCCAGAGATAATCGTGGTCGAGCTCTTCCGCCGAGGGCGCCTTGAACGAATGCACCTGGCAGCCCTGAGGGTTCACGCCCGACATTATATGCTTGATCGTGCCGTCCTTCCCCGCCGCGTCCATGGCCTGGAGGATTATAAGCACCGACCAGCGGTCCTGGGCGTAGAGCATTTCCTGGAGCTCGGCCAGTAGCTCCACCCCCATGGCGAGCACCTCTTTCGCCCGCGGCTTGTCCTCCGACTGTAAATGAAGAGTATCGCCCGGGTCTATGTCCTTCAGCCTGAAGCCCTTGCCCTTCGTAATACGGAACGGCTCCGAGAACGGCCGCGCCCTTTTAATGAGATGCTCGATTTTAATTTTGCCGCTGCCTTCAGCCGATAAGATCATACGGGGCCTCGCTTGCACTTACATATTGCCCCTCCGCCTCCATGACGCTCCAGTTATGCGGGCCGGGCTCCGGATATTCTAAAACAGTCGGGAATTAAAAACAAAGGGGGGGGTGATTATTTAAAAGAGAGCCGGGGGAAGTTTCCGGGCGGCCCCGACCCCGGGATGCAATCATGGCTGCGGCGCGTAGGGCGAGCCCCGGGCCCGCGCCGAAAATGGGCTTATTCGCTAAAACTTCGTCTTGAAATAGAGGAACGGCGGCAATACTATGCTCACCGTCTTCTTATCCGCGCTGGACATGACGAGCGGGAGGTCTTCTACATTCAATGTATCCGATTCGTAAGTCCGCCCTGTATTCACTCCGTGGGCGAATTCGTTCTTGAAAGCATCGCCCGGCCCTTTTTTCTTCGTGATAATATTCCGGACCGTCCGGGTTTCCGTATCGGCCCTTGCCAAAAGCATGGAGTCCGGCCCCTCACTGCTTTGAGCGAACGAGAACGACGCTGCGGCGAGCATTATCACTACTAACGCGATCAATGTTTTCACTCTTATCTCCTGCTGAATTAGACACACGAACAGCCCGTTTGGATGCACGCATTTGTATTAATCGTTCAATTAATAAAAAAGTGAAGGAGGCGGAGGGAGTTGCGCGCTGCGAACCTTAAACCCTCGGCCCCGAATCTCGGAAGTCTTTCCGCCGTCCGAAGCCTTGATTGCGGGACAAGACTGCAGGCCGTCGGTATTGATTAGTGCCCGTCGGCTTATAGATGTATAATTGTGGGCGTCCATGTGCACGCGCATCCTTTGGAACAACAATAAACTCGCGGTCGTCGTAGGCCGTACGATGGATTGGCCGGAATCGACGGAGCCCGTGCTGACGGTTTTCCCCCGGGGGATGGAGCGCGACGGCGGCCTGGTCGGGCCGGAAAGCGTCGTCTCCCAGAACCCCGCACGCTGGACGTCCGGATACGGGAGCCTCGTCACGACGGTTTACGGAATCGGCACGGCGGACGGCGTCAACGAGAAAGGGCTCGCGATCCACATGCTCTACCTGACAGCGACGGATTACGGTCCCCGCGATATCACCAAACCGGGCGTGCATGCGGGTCTCTGGGGCCAGTACTTCCTCGATAACGCCGCGACTGTGGCCGAGGCGGTCGAGCTGATGAAGGATATCCAGCCCATCATGGTTACGGCGCGCGGCGTGAAATCGACGGTCCACCTCGCCATCGAGGACGCGACCGGCGATTCGGCCATCGTCGAATACATCGGGGGGAAGCCGGTGGTGCATCACGGCCGTGAATATCGGCTGTTGACGAACGATCCCGCTTACGACGAGCAGCTCGAGAACCTCGCCCGCTACGACTTTGCCAACTCGACGCGGCAGACGCCGCTTCCCGGCAACGTCGATCCTGTGCAGCGCTTCATCCGCGCGTCTTATTTCCTCCAGAAGCTCCCCGAGCCCAAAACCGAGCGCGAGGCCATAGCGAGCATACTCTCCATCGCCCGCAACGCCTCTGTTCCCTTCGGAGCTCCGAACAACGCGCCGGGCACGCTTTACAACACCGAGTACCGGACGGCCGTCGACCTCACGAACCTCCGCTACTTCTTCGAGCTTACGACCGCGCCCAACTTGATATGGGTGGAGCTCTCGGGGCTGGATTTTAACCCCGGCGCGCCGGTAATGCTCCTCGATCCCGACAACATCTACCTCACCGGCGACGTCACGGACAAATTCCACAAAGCCGACAAGGCCCCGTTCTGAGCTCATATCTGCCAAGGTTTACCGGAAGCCGTTACGAGCTATAAGTGTGGCGAGCAATGCAGCACCCGGGTGCCGTACGCTAGTAGAAGATCATCGCTACGCCGAATATGATGAAAAGCAGCGCGAAATATCCCAGCGGAAATATCCATCGGCAAGCGCGGTCGATGCGGTCTCCGAGCTCGTACTTTCCCTGCTTGTCGAACCCGCCCACCACGAGGTTGACCACGACGGTCGCGCACATGGTCATGAAGCTCACGTTCAGAAACCCGTGCATCAGCGTGACGTACGAGATGTGAGGTAGCTGGTCGCTCGTC contains:
- a CDS encoding polyphosphate kinase 2 family protein, with the translated sequence MILSAEGSGKIKIEHLIKRARPFSEPFRITKGKGFRLKDIDPGDTLHLQSEDKPRAKEVLAMGVELLAELQEMLYAQDRWSVLIILQAMDAAGKDGTIKHIMSGVNPQGCQVHSFKAPSAEELDHDYLWRSMRCLPNRGNMGIFNRSYYEETLVVRVHQEFLAKQKLPQKLVTKNIWKERFEDIRNFESYLTRNGIVVRKFFLHVSKEEQEKRFIERIENPEKNWKFSASDIKERAYWDDYMEAYEDMIRNTATKEAPWYVVPADNKWFTRLVVAAAIIDALDSLDLHYPKVDKQKLDELEEARKTLLNEKENGKKSKNKT
- a CDS encoding linear amide C-N hydrolase yields the protein MCTRILWNNNKLAVVVGRTMDWPESTEPVLTVFPRGMERDGGLVGPESVVSQNPARWTSGYGSLVTTVYGIGTADGVNEKGLAIHMLYLTATDYGPRDITKPGVHAGLWGQYFLDNAATVAEAVELMKDIQPIMVTARGVKSTVHLAIEDATGDSAIVEYIGGKPVVHHGREYRLLTNDPAYDEQLENLARYDFANSTRQTPLPGNVDPVQRFIRASYFLQKLPEPKTEREAIASILSIARNASVPFGAPNNAPGTLYNTEYRTAVDLTNLRYFFELTTAPNLIWVELSGLDFNPGAPVMLLDPDNIYLTGDVTDKFHKADKAPF